The following is a genomic window from Amycolatopsis sp. BJA-103.
ACCAGGTCGTGACCCGGTGACGATCACGGACTTCTTCGACGCGCGCCTGTTCATGAGCGCGACGATCACGCTGATCGTCATCATGGACCCGCCCGGCACGGTGCCGGTGTTCCTGAGCCTGACCGGCCGCAAGCCGGTGGCGTTCCGCGCCAAGGCCGCGCGGCAGGCGGTGCTCGTCTCGCTGCTGGTGATCTCCCTGTTCGCCGTCGCGGGGCAGGCGATCCTGTCGTACCTCGGCATCGGGATCCCGGCGCTGCAGGGCGCGGGCGGGCTGTTGCTGCTGCTCATCGCGTTGCAGTTGCTGACCGGGAAGACCGGCGGCGAGGCCGAGGCGGCGGGCGACGACGTCAACGTCGCGCTCGTGCCGCTCGGGACGCCGCTGCTCGCCGGTCCCGGCGCGATCGCCGCGACCATCGTCTTCGTGCGGCAGGCCGATGGGCACGTCGGCGCGTACGTGGCTCTCGCGCTTTCGATCGTGACGGTGCACTTCGTGCTGTACCTGTGCATGCGGTACTCGGGCGTGGTCATCCGGCTGATCAAGGAAAGCGGGATCACGCTGCTGGCGAAGATCGCCGGTCTGCTGCTGGCCGCCATCGCGGTCGAGCTGGTGGCGAACTCGGTGAAGGGCTTCATCGCCGGGAACTGACCGGGCGGGCGGGGCGTGGCGTGGCGGGGGCTGAAGGGGCCTTTCCCCTCATGCCATGAGGCGAAAGCTCCCTTCACCGCGTCGGATGCGGGTATGGGCCCCTTCAGCAAAAGTGTCGGTGGGGGTGCGTAGCGTTGCGGGCGGGGTGATCCGATGGAGCAGATTGGTTTCGACTTCGGCGTCGAGGCGCCGCGCAAGCTGACGAAGGTCTCGCCCGCGCGCCTTGCGACGTTCGAAGACTGCCCGCGCCGTTACCGCATGTCGTACATCGACCGCCCGCCC
Proteins encoded in this region:
- a CDS encoding MarC family protein — translated: MTITDFFDARLFMSATITLIVIMDPPGTVPVFLSLTGRKPVAFRAKAARQAVLVSLLVISLFAVAGQAILSYLGIGIPALQGAGGLLLLLIALQLLTGKTGGEAEAAGDDVNVALVPLGTPLLAGPGAIAATIVFVRQADGHVGAYVALALSIVTVHFVLYLCMRYSGVVIRLIKESGITLLAKIAGLLLAAIAVELVANSVKGFIAGN